From the Ascaphus truei isolate aAscTru1 chromosome 15, aAscTru1.hap1, whole genome shotgun sequence genome, one window contains:
- the LOC142466990 gene encoding acetyl-coenzyme A synthetase, cytoplasmic-like produces MAAARVFPPPPQFSVSAHVPSLQRYREVYERSVREPSAFWAEMAKDYYWRVPPSEPILRYNFDITKGGIFVEWMKGAVTNICYNVLDRNIIDKKLGDKIAFYWEGNEPGDCATITYGELLQKVCQFANVLREQGKNTWSYLCQCHGAGIVKPGAALLQM; encoded by the exons ATGGCGGCTGCCCGTGTATTCCCGCCGCCCCCGCAGTTCTCCGTGTCTGCTCATGTCCCGTCTTTGCAGCGATACCGGGAGGTGTACGAGAGGTCGGTGCGGGAGCCAAGCG CATTCTGGGCAGAAATGGCGAAGGATTATTACTGGCGCGTTCCGCCCTCCGAGCCGATCCTGAGATATAACTTTGACATCACCAAAGGGGGGATTTTTGTGGAGTGGATGAAAGGCGCCGTCACCAACATCTGTTACAATGTCCTGGACAGGAACATCATCGACAAGAAACTGGGGGACAAGATTGCGTTTTACTG GGAAGGGAATGAGCCTGGAGACTGTGCGACCATCACATACGGGGAACTCCTGCAGAAGGTCTGCCAATTCGCCAACGTTCTGCGCGAGCAAGGTAAGAACACGTGGTCTTATCTGTGTCAGTGCCACGGGGCAGGGATTGTTAAACCTGGCGCTGCCCTTCTTCAAATGTAA